From the genome of Triticum aestivum cultivar Chinese Spring chromosome 3B, IWGSC CS RefSeq v2.1, whole genome shotgun sequence, one region includes:
- the LOC123069133 gene encoding importin subunit alpha-2 — MADTNAPGSPASSLQNHRYAIKSSVHNTAASRRREQAIAIGKERREALMRAKRVCRAPLSGSDEATVEDGDMVIDEKADLETRTAQAVEELKSALSSQGKGAQKKKIEALRAVRRVLSQSEVPPIQVAIKAGAVPLLVQYMSFGSSDEQLLEAAWCLTNIAAGEPEETKSVLPALPLLVAHLGEKSSTLVAEQCAWAIGNVAGEGADLRSTLIAQGALWPLARLMLSSKGSTARTAAWALSNLIKGPDPKAAYELINIDGVLNAIIRNLEKADEELATEVAWVVVYLSALSEKAISLIVRSHVPQLLIGRLLASENLQLLIPVLRGLGNLVAGDEYMVDSILIVGNSITDQALSSLIKCLKSDNRVLRKEASWALSNIAAGSFEHKKLIFTSEATPSLIHLLTSAQFDIRKEAAYTLGNLCVVPAGSTEPPNIITEHLVSIINGGALPGFINLVRSADIESARLGLQFLELVMRGYPNGQGPQLVERGDGIEAMERFQFHENEAMRNMANGLVDKYFGEDYGLE; from the exons ATGGCCGACACCAACGCCCCCGGCTCGCCGGCTTCTTCGCTCCAGAACCACCGCTACGCCATCAAATCCTCAG TGCACAATACGGCAGCTAGCCGGAGGCGTGAACAGGCTATAGCAATAGGAAAGGAAAGAAGGGAAGCCTTAATGCGTGCAAAGCGTGTGTGCCGTGCCCCACTTTCTGGCAGCGATGAGGCTACAGTTGAAGATGGTGATATGGTTATTGATGAGAAAGCAGATCTTGAAACAAGAACTGCTCAAGCTGTTGAGGAATTGAAATCAGCCTTGTCAAGCCA GGGAAAGGGGGCCCAGAAGAAGAAGATAGAGGCACTTCGTGCAGTGAGACGCGTGTTGTCACAGTCTGAAGTACCTCCCATTCAAGTAGCAATTAAAGCTGGGGCAGTTCCTCTTTTAGTGCAATATATGTCCTTTGGATCTTCAGATGAACAG TTGCTAGAGGCTGCTTGGTGCCTTACGAACATAGCAGCTGGGGAGCCAGAAGAAACAAAATCCGTGCTGCCCGCATTACCATTGCTTGTTGCTCACCTTGGTG AGAAGAGCTCCACACTTGTTGCTGAGCAATGTGCATGGGCCATCGGTAATGTTGCTGGTGAAGGAGCAGACCTGAGAAGCACATTAATTGCACAGGGTGCTTTGTGGCCTCTTGCCCGCCTAATGCTATCAAGCAAGGGTTCTACAGCAAGAACTGCTGCTTGGGCATTGTCAAATCTCATCAAG GGGCCTGATCCCAAGGCTGCGTATGAGCTTATTAACATCGATGGTGTGCTAAACGCGATCATAAGGAACTTGGAGAAGGC GGACGAAGAGTTAGCAACTGAGGTGGCATGGGTAGTGGTATATCTTTCAGCACTTTCAGAAAAAGCTATCAGCTTAATAGTACGAAGTCATGTGCCTCAGTTGCTGATTGGACGCCTGCTGGCATCTGAGAACTTGCAGTTGCTCATTCCG GTGCTTCGTGGTTTAGGGAATCTTGTAGCCGGGGATGAATACATGGTTGATTCAATCCTAATTGTTGGAAACAGCATCACAG ATCAAGCTTTATCAAGTCTCATAAAATGTTTGAAGAGTGACAATAGGGTTCTCAGAAAG GAGGCTTCATGGGCATTGTCAAATATAGCAGCAGGCAGCTTTGAGCACAAGAAATTGATTTTTACCAGTGAGGCGACGCCTTCACTAATACACCTCCTGACGAGTGCACAGTTTGACATTCGTAAGGAAGCAGCTTACACCCTGGGCAATCTGTGTGTTGTCCCAGCAGGGAGTACTGAGCCCCCGAACATAATCACTGAACATCTAGTCTCGATCATAAATGGTGGAGCCCTTCCAGGATTTATAAATTTGGTCAGGTCTGCTGATATAGAGAGCGCAAGACTTGGACTTCAGTTCCTGGAACTG GTGATGAGGGGGTATCCCAATGGACAGGGTCCACAGCTTGTGGAGAGGGGGGATGGCATCGAGGCCATGGAGAGGTTCCAGTTCCATGAGAACGAGGCGATGAGGAACATGGCCAATGGGCTGGTCGACAAATACTTTGGCGAGGATTACGGTCTCGAGTGA